One part of the Brevundimonas subvibrioides ATCC 15264 genome encodes these proteins:
- the queA gene encoding tRNA preQ1(34) S-adenosylmethionine ribosyltransferase-isomerase QueA, which yields MKTADFDFDLPEDRIALRPAEPRDSARLLVVQDGALADHVIRDLPAFLRPGDALVFNDTRVIPARLSGVRQRPNPVVGSPEGETLTVPVEATLHHRDTPDTWSAFMKPGKRIRPDDRIVFDSLSATVIAKSDDGLVTLRFDVSGPALDDAIRAVGVMPLPPYIAAKRPEDDRDRLDYQTVFATHDGSVAAPTAGLHFTPALLDAIRAKGVTTHAVTLHVGAGTFLPVKADDTADHRMHSEWGTVSGETAAALNAVHANGGRIVCVGTTSLRLLESATTPDGVIQPFHGDTAIFITPGYAFRAADVLVTNFHLPKSTLFMLVSAFAGLDTMKTAYAHAVADGYRFYSYGDGSLLFRQ from the coding sequence ATGAAGACCGCCGATTTCGACTTCGACCTGCCCGAGGACCGCATCGCGCTGCGTCCGGCCGAGCCGCGCGATTCCGCCCGTCTGCTGGTGGTGCAAGACGGCGCTCTGGCCGACCATGTCATCCGCGACCTGCCGGCCTTCTTGCGCCCCGGCGACGCCCTGGTCTTCAACGACACCCGCGTGATCCCCGCCCGCCTGTCCGGTGTCCGCCAGCGTCCCAACCCCGTCGTCGGGAGCCCGGAGGGCGAGACCCTGACCGTTCCGGTCGAGGCCACACTGCACCACCGCGACACGCCCGACACCTGGTCCGCCTTCATGAAGCCCGGCAAGCGGATCAGGCCCGACGACCGCATCGTCTTCGACAGCCTGTCGGCGACCGTCATCGCCAAGTCGGACGACGGCCTGGTCACCCTGCGCTTCGACGTGTCCGGCCCCGCGCTCGACGACGCCATCCGCGCCGTGGGCGTCATGCCCCTGCCGCCCTATATCGCCGCCAAACGGCCCGAGGACGACCGCGACCGCTTGGACTACCAGACCGTCTTCGCCACCCACGACGGCTCGGTCGCCGCCCCCACGGCGGGCCTGCATTTCACCCCCGCCCTGCTCGACGCGATCCGGGCGAAAGGCGTCACCACACACGCCGTGACCCTGCATGTCGGCGCCGGAACCTTCCTGCCGGTCAAGGCCGACGACACCGCCGACCACCGGATGCATTCCGAGTGGGGCACGGTATCGGGAGAGACCGCCGCCGCCCTCAACGCCGTCCATGCGAACGGCGGCCGGATCGTCTGCGTCGGCACCACGTCGCTGCGCCTGCTGGAATCGGCCACCACGCCGGACGGCGTGATCCAGCCCTTCCACGGCGACACGGCGATCTTCATCACGCCCGGCTACGCCTTCCGCGCCGCCGACGTCCTGGTGACCAACTTCCATCTGCCGAAGTCGACGCTGTTCATGCTGGTCAGCGCCTTCGCTGGCCTGGACACGATGAAGACCGCCTATGCCCATGCGGTGGCGGACGGTTACCGGTTCTATTCCTATGGCGACGGGTCGCTGCTGTTCCGGCAGTGA
- a CDS encoding response regulator — MSILADHSFTAAWNCLKRPVWLYDPQTGRKPYANPAALALFGAAGLEALAARDFYARSPAIKARIRRLVDQTADGRTVRERWTFFPHGHPVTAEATVSAVRDDAGQVLLLFEAAPEDVPAEDRRAAEALRHASTVISLFDGEGRRLFSNPAAFRAYGDLEDDFAGRFADPAEGLAMLAAAARAPVAGLRAVVTRHGSRWHHMDARSVPDPVTGRPCVLLNEQDVTPRVEAELARSAAEQKATMADARQRFLTDMSHELRTPLNAVIGFSRLLSDAGLAEESTDHARRIHAAGQDLLEVVNRMIEDPMGEATAPDAAPAASEVMAASEPEPAYGPEPSEMPLRTLYVDDNESNRTLVRTMLATMGIVCETADDGHAGVRAAAAGDWDVILMDIQMPVMDGVEATRRIRALDGAVAATPIIALTANTLDAQIPTYVEAGMDDCVAKPVNMVELITKTSHWGRSGWREAVMGDSVLASA, encoded by the coding sequence ATGTCAATCCTGGCAGACCATTCGTTCACCGCTGCGTGGAACTGCCTGAAGCGGCCGGTGTGGCTGTATGACCCGCAGACCGGGCGCAAGCCGTATGCCAATCCCGCCGCCCTGGCCCTGTTCGGGGCCGCCGGCCTGGAGGCCTTGGCCGCCCGCGACTTCTACGCCCGCTCGCCTGCCATCAAGGCCCGGATCCGACGCCTTGTCGACCAGACCGCGGACGGCAGGACGGTGCGCGAGCGCTGGACCTTCTTCCCGCACGGCCACCCGGTCACGGCCGAGGCAACGGTGTCGGCAGTGCGGGACGACGCCGGCCAGGTCCTGCTGCTGTTTGAAGCCGCGCCCGAGGACGTTCCCGCCGAGGACCGGCGGGCTGCGGAGGCCTTGAGGCACGCGTCGACGGTGATCAGCCTGTTCGACGGCGAGGGCCGCCGGCTGTTCTCCAATCCTGCGGCCTTCCGCGCCTATGGCGACCTTGAGGATGATTTCGCGGGCCGTTTCGCGGACCCTGCCGAGGGGCTTGCCATGCTGGCAGCCGCCGCTCGCGCCCCTGTGGCGGGGCTGCGCGCCGTCGTCACCCGTCATGGGAGCCGCTGGCATCATATGGACGCACGGTCCGTCCCCGACCCGGTTACCGGCCGCCCCTGCGTGCTGTTGAACGAACAGGACGTCACCCCCCGGGTCGAGGCGGAGCTGGCGCGCAGTGCGGCCGAGCAGAAGGCGACCATGGCTGATGCACGACAGCGCTTCCTGACCGACATGTCGCACGAGCTGCGGACGCCGCTGAACGCGGTGATCGGTTTCTCGCGGCTCCTGTCGGACGCGGGGCTGGCCGAGGAATCGACGGACCACGCCCGGCGCATTCACGCCGCCGGCCAGGACCTGCTGGAGGTGGTCAACCGGATGATCGAGGATCCGATGGGGGAGGCGACCGCGCCGGACGCCGCACCTGCGGCTTCTGAGGTCATGGCTGCATCCGAGCCGGAACCGGCCTACGGGCCTGAACCGTCCGAAATGCCATTGCGGACCCTTTACGTGGACGACAACGAAAGCAACCGCACCCTGGTCCGCACAATGCTGGCCACCATGGGCATTGTCTGCGAGACCGCCGACGACGGCCACGCGGGGGTGCGGGCCGCCGCCGCTGGCGACTGGGACGTAATCCTGATGGACATCCAGATGCCGGTCATGGACGGCGTCGAGGCCACCCGCCGGATCCGGGCGCTGGACGGCGCGGTCGCGGCCACGCCCATCATCGCCCTGACGGCCAACACCCTCGATGCCCAGATCCCGACCTATGTCGAGGCGGGAATGGACGATTGCGTGGCCAAGCCGGTCAACATGGTCGAACTCATCACCAAGACATCCCATTGGGGTCGTAGCGGATGGCGCGAGGCGGTGATGGGCGACAGCGTGCTGGCGAGCGCCTGA
- a CDS encoding SDR family NAD(P)-dependent oxidoreductase, which translates to MTDALPLDDRIALVVGASRGIGYQAALALAVAGAHVVATARTQGGLEELDDAIYAATGRHATLVPFDLVDGGGIDRLGGAIFGRFGKLDIWVNAAATLGAQGLTPVSHIDPRGFAKIEKTNFTATYRLIRSLEPLLRGSDAARVIHLTTSLARDPKAFWGLYAATKAGAEAMMLAWGDEIESTSIRVSVLDPGRMRTQMRAQAFPGEDPQTLPHPSELGPLIVELARPDVTPPTRISFKEWSSGLPTAALI; encoded by the coding sequence ATGACCGACGCCCTGCCCCTGGATGACCGTATCGCCCTCGTCGTGGGGGCCTCGCGCGGCATCGGCTATCAGGCCGCGCTCGCGCTGGCCGTCGCCGGCGCGCACGTCGTGGCTACCGCCCGGACCCAGGGCGGGCTCGAGGAGCTGGACGACGCCATCTATGCCGCCACCGGACGCCACGCGACGCTGGTGCCGTTCGATCTGGTCGACGGCGGCGGCATCGACCGGCTGGGCGGGGCGATCTTCGGCCGGTTCGGCAAGCTGGACATCTGGGTCAATGCGGCCGCGACCCTGGGGGCCCAGGGCCTGACGCCGGTCAGCCATATCGACCCGCGCGGCTTCGCCAAGATCGAGAAGACCAACTTCACCGCCACCTATCGCCTGATCCGGTCGCTGGAACCCCTGCTGCGCGGCTCCGACGCCGCCCGCGTGATCCACCTGACGACCAGCCTCGCGCGTGATCCCAAGGCGTTCTGGGGCCTGTACGCCGCGACCAAGGCCGGAGCCGAGGCGATGATGCTGGCCTGGGGCGACGAGATCGAGAGCACGTCCATCCGCGTCAGCGTCCTGGACCCCGGGCGCATGCGCACCCAGATGCGCGCCCAGGCCTTCCCGGGCGAGGATCCGCAGACCCTGCCGCATCCGTCCGAACTGGGCCCACTGATCGTCGAACTGGCCCGCCCCGATGTGACGCCCCCGACGCGGATCAGCTTCAAGGAATGGTCGTCCGGTCTGCCGACGGCGGCGCTGATCTAG
- the purF gene encoding amidophosphoribosyltransferase yields MIHPPVVHREHFRDADDDHPRLECGVCGVWGAPADEASAIVALGLHALQHRGQEACGIASVNQTRFHTERHMGHVGEAFGGTDLPERMPGTAAVGHTRYSTAGGSFLRNIQPMFADLDQGGIAIGHNGNLTNFHFLRNQLVGEGSIFQSTSDSEVILHLIARSRKAKIVDRFIDALARIEGGYALVAQTRTKMIGARDPLGIRPLVLGQLGDAWVLASETCALDTMGATFVRDVEHGEVIVIDHEGLRSIKPFPARAARPCLFEYVYFSRPDSVVNGRSVYGVRKRMGEGLAREFPIDADVVVPVPDSGVPAALGYAQASGIPYEMGIIRSHYLGRTFIQPSQGARQKGVAMKHSPNRAVIEGKRVVLIDDSIVRGTTSVKLVRAVRAAGAREVHLRSASPPILWPDFYGIDMPERDQLIAANKTMEEMRELLEVDSLGFLSVDGLYKAMGETGRNAAAPQFTDHYFTGDYPTRLVDREIEEGGRDAIGRQLSLLVTA; encoded by the coding sequence ATGATCCATCCCCCGGTCGTTCACCGGGAGCATTTCCGAGACGCCGATGATGATCATCCGCGCCTGGAATGCGGCGTCTGTGGCGTCTGGGGTGCGCCCGCCGACGAGGCCTCCGCCATCGTCGCCCTGGGCCTGCACGCCCTGCAGCATCGCGGCCAGGAAGCCTGCGGCATCGCCTCGGTCAACCAGACGCGCTTTCACACCGAACGCCACATGGGCCATGTCGGCGAGGCCTTCGGCGGCACCGACCTGCCCGAGCGGATGCCCGGCACGGCCGCGGTGGGCCACACCCGCTATTCGACCGCCGGCGGCAGCTTCCTGCGCAACATCCAGCCGATGTTCGCCGACCTGGACCAGGGCGGCATCGCCATCGGTCACAACGGCAACCTGACCAACTTCCACTTCCTGCGGAACCAGCTGGTCGGCGAGGGCTCGATCTTCCAGTCCACCTCGGACTCCGAAGTCATCCTCCATCTGATCGCCCGCAGCCGGAAGGCAAAGATCGTCGACCGCTTCATCGACGCCCTGGCCCGGATCGAGGGCGGTTATGCCCTGGTCGCCCAGACCCGCACAAAGATGATCGGGGCCCGCGATCCGCTGGGCATCCGGCCGCTGGTGCTGGGCCAGCTGGGCGACGCTTGGGTGCTGGCCTCCGAGACCTGCGCTCTGGACACCATGGGGGCGACCTTCGTCCGCGACGTCGAGCACGGCGAGGTGATCGTCATCGACCATGAGGGCCTGCGCTCGATCAAGCCCTTCCCGGCCCGCGCCGCGCGGCCCTGCCTGTTCGAATACGTCTACTTCTCGCGCCCCGACAGCGTCGTGAACGGGCGCTCCGTCTATGGCGTGCGCAAGCGCATGGGCGAGGGTCTGGCCCGCGAGTTCCCGATCGACGCCGACGTGGTCGTGCCGGTCCCCGACTCCGGCGTGCCGGCCGCGCTCGGCTATGCCCAGGCCAGCGGCATCCCCTACGAGATGGGCATCATCCGCAGCCACTATCTGGGCCGCACCTTCATCCAGCCCAGCCAGGGGGCCCGCCAGAAGGGCGTGGCCATGAAGCACAGCCCGAACCGGGCCGTGATCGAGGGAAAACGCGTCGTGCTGATCGACGATTCGATCGTGCGCGGCACGACGTCGGTCAAACTGGTCCGCGCCGTCCGCGCCGCGGGGGCCAGGGAGGTCCACCTGCGCTCCGCCAGCCCGCCGATCCTGTGGCCGGACTTCTACGGCATCGACATGCCGGAACGGGACCAGCTGATCGCCGCCAACAAGACGATGGAGGAGATGCGCGAACTGCTCGAGGTCGATTCGCTCGGCTTCCTGTCCGTCGACGGCCTGTACAAGGCCATGGGCGAGACGGGCCGCAACGCCGCCGCCCCCCAGTTCACCGACCACTATTTCACGGGCGACTATCCGACCCGCCTGGTGGACCGGGAGATCGAGGAAGGCGGCCGCGATGCCATCGGCCGCCAGCTGTCCCTGCTGGTGACGGCATGA
- a CDS encoding CvpA family protein, with product MTGFDAFAIVVILASAAAGWVRGGTREIITLLSFVLAAFLALVALPLTAPAGRALIDPDWAGSITAAIVSFLIVYFGIRIFGSILSKQAQAHPTLGGIDRLVGIIVGAGRALVLLGAIHLVIVAAMPGERTPGWLSKATLRPVSAGAARAIQIVLPGIGRGADAISPVVDSSVRRGFSDDKALPPTQSGPTSRPAAPE from the coding sequence ATGACCGGCTTCGACGCCTTTGCCATCGTGGTCATCCTCGCCTCGGCCGCGGCCGGGTGGGTACGCGGTGGCACGCGCGAGATCATCACCCTGCTCAGCTTCGTCCTTGCGGCGTTCCTGGCGCTGGTGGCCCTGCCCCTGACCGCGCCGGCCGGGCGGGCGCTGATCGATCCCGACTGGGCCGGTTCCATCACCGCGGCGATCGTCTCGTTCCTGATCGTCTATTTCGGCATCCGCATCTTCGGCTCGATCCTGTCGAAACAGGCTCAGGCGCATCCGACCCTGGGCGGGATCGACCGGCTGGTGGGGATCATCGTAGGAGCCGGCCGCGCCCTGGTGCTGCTGGGGGCCATCCATCTGGTCATCGTGGCCGCCATGCCGGGCGAGCGGACGCCCGGCTGGCTCAGCAAGGCGACCCTGCGGCCCGTCAGCGCCGGGGCCGCCCGGGCCATCCAGATCGTCCTGCCCGGCATCGGTCGAGGAGCCGACGCCATCAGCCCCGTGGTCGATTCATCCGTTCGCCGAGGATTTTCCGACGATAAGGCCTTGCCCCCGACCCAATCGGGCCCTACCTCGCGCCCTGCCGCCCCAGAATAA
- the radA gene encoding DNA repair protein RadA, whose product MARDGAIYVCQSCGAVHGKWAGQCNACGNWNTIVEEGRSAPPGAMKPAATARARGLQFESLMSETAEPPRIITGVTEFDRVCGGGVVPGSAILLSGDPGVGKSTLLLDVAGRAALAGARVAYISGEEAIEQIRARARRMGLAEAPVALASATALRDILGTLKREKFDIVIVDSIQTLWSDAHEAGPGSVTQVRACAGELVRLAKAGGPAVVLVGHVTKDGQVAGPRVVEHMVDAVLSFEGERGYPFRILRAGKNRFGATDEIGVFEMGDAGLREVANPSALFLGEGKDRAPGAAVFAGIEGSRPVLVEIQALVSKSAYGTPRRAVIGWETGRLAMVLAVLEARCGLGFGDQDVYLNVAGGLRINEPAADLAAAAALISSVTDMPLPQGCIVFGEISLSGEVRAVGRAEARLREAQKLGFDQALSPPLTVKGGGVAITGISRLTEAVERISQNRY is encoded by the coding sequence ATGGCCAGAGACGGTGCGATCTACGTTTGTCAGTCCTGCGGGGCGGTCCACGGCAAGTGGGCCGGGCAGTGCAATGCCTGCGGCAACTGGAACACCATCGTCGAGGAGGGTCGCTCGGCACCGCCCGGCGCGATGAAGCCGGCCGCGACGGCCAGGGCCCGGGGCCTGCAGTTCGAATCCCTGATGTCCGAGACGGCCGAGCCGCCACGAATCATCACCGGGGTGACGGAGTTCGACCGGGTCTGCGGCGGCGGCGTCGTGCCCGGATCGGCGATCCTGCTCTCCGGCGATCCCGGCGTCGGCAAGTCGACGCTGCTGCTGGACGTGGCCGGTCGCGCCGCCCTGGCCGGGGCGCGCGTCGCCTATATCTCGGGCGAGGAGGCGATCGAGCAGATCCGCGCCCGCGCCCGGCGCATGGGTCTGGCCGAGGCCCCCGTCGCCCTCGCCTCCGCCACGGCGCTGCGCGACATCCTGGGGACGCTGAAGCGCGAGAAATTCGACATCGTCATCGTCGATTCGATCCAGACCCTGTGGTCCGACGCCCATGAGGCCGGTCCCGGGTCGGTGACCCAGGTCCGGGCCTGTGCCGGCGAACTGGTGCGCCTGGCCAAGGCCGGGGGCCCCGCCGTGGTCCTGGTCGGCCATGTCACCAAGGACGGTCAGGTCGCGGGTCCGCGCGTGGTCGAGCACATGGTCGACGCGGTCCTCAGCTTCGAGGGCGAGCGCGGCTATCCGTTCCGCATCCTGCGCGCCGGCAAGAACCGCTTCGGGGCCACCGACGAGATTGGCGTGTTCGAAATGGGCGACGCCGGACTGCGCGAGGTCGCCAATCCGTCGGCCCTGTTCCTCGGCGAAGGCAAGGACCGCGCCCCCGGCGCCGCCGTCTTCGCCGGGATCGAAGGCAGCCGCCCCGTGCTGGTCGAGATCCAGGCCCTGGTGTCCAAGTCCGCCTATGGCACGCCCCGCCGCGCCGTGATCGGCTGGGAGACCGGGCGCCTGGCCATGGTGCTGGCCGTGCTGGAGGCCCGCTGCGGCCTCGGGTTCGGGGATCAGGACGTCTATCTGAATGTCGCCGGGGGTCTGCGCATCAACGAGCCCGCGGCCGATCTGGCGGCCGCCGCCGCCCTGATCTCCTCGGTCACCGACATGCCCCTGCCCCAGGGCTGTATCGTCTTCGGCGAGATCAGTCTGTCGGGCGAGGTCCGCGCCGTCGGCCGCGCCGAGGCCCGCCTTCGCGAGGCCCAGAAGCTGGGCTTCGACCAGGCCCTGTCGCCGCCCCTGACGGTCAAGGGCGGCGGGGTGGCGATCACCGGAATCAGTCGATTGACCGAAGCGGTCGAACGAATCTCGCAGAACCGCTATTAG
- a CDS encoding VOC family protein → MTNRLGYFTIDTPDLGKAKAFYSSLLGWTFDDANSNPTYAHVLATGAAGEVAFGVRKGERKDFPNLYIQVDDIHAMCARVNALGGRASMPAQSDSGLSAVICDDQGVSLSLWQPAPGLVD, encoded by the coding sequence ATGACCAACCGCCTGGGCTATTTCACCATCGACACGCCCGATCTGGGCAAGGCGAAGGCCTTCTATTCGTCGCTGCTGGGCTGGACCTTCGACGACGCCAACTCCAATCCGACCTATGCCCACGTCCTGGCGACCGGCGCGGCGGGCGAGGTGGCGTTCGGTGTGCGCAAGGGCGAGCGCAAGGATTTCCCGAATCTCTACATCCAGGTCGACGACATCCACGCGATGTGCGCCCGGGTGAACGCGCTGGGCGGCCGGGCGTCCATGCCGGCGCAGAGCGACAGCGGCCTGTCGGCCGTCATCTGCGACGACCAGGGCGTCAGCCTCAGCCTGTGGCAGCCCGCGCCGGGTCTGGTCGATTAG
- a CDS encoding amidoligase family protein: protein MAINLDWKTGFEIELMAPAGASRRDLAERVATRVGGTVRRFFHPQSEPSAVEGRPVFENLTPGFRVEDGQGRWVASFVDDLTLQGDLDRERPPAEGWRRIVADDGRLLRLVERHCDPDAVGDGSLVPLAALFGTEIVRHPSGMVRVADDRGRSVAIDAPLPGERERPCEIVTAPIAVDHAGALAVLLADARALDFFVPVESATHVHFDAGPLCSPAAVAALVAMWTRHGAGLKRLVGSNARCVRLGDWPDDLAVLTRSARFAAMDWPAARRALAEIKGLAKYCDLNLVNLINARVDKHTVEVRVLPGTLEADEIVAAAALFEGLLGWCRDADGGEPVPGTLVELLIQAPMDQTARTLWLDRLRQENTAIASAPGPYSPSTTLSGDKT, encoded by the coding sequence GTGGCTATCAATCTGGACTGGAAAACGGGCTTCGAGATCGAGCTGATGGCACCGGCCGGGGCCTCGCGCCGCGATCTGGCAGAGCGGGTGGCGACGCGCGTGGGGGGCACGGTCCGTCGCTTCTTTCATCCGCAGTCGGAACCCAGCGCCGTCGAGGGGCGGCCGGTGTTCGAGAATCTGACGCCGGGGTTCCGGGTGGAGGACGGCCAGGGGCGCTGGGTGGCCTCGTTCGTGGACGATCTGACCCTGCAGGGCGACCTCGACCGCGAGCGGCCCCCGGCCGAGGGGTGGCGGCGGATCGTGGCGGACGATGGCCGTCTGCTGAGGCTGGTCGAGCGGCACTGCGACCCGGATGCGGTCGGGGACGGGAGTCTGGTCCCCCTGGCCGCGCTGTTCGGCACGGAGATCGTGCGCCATCCCTCCGGCATGGTGCGGGTGGCGGACGACCGGGGCCGGTCGGTGGCCATCGACGCGCCCCTGCCGGGCGAGCGGGAGCGACCCTGCGAGATCGTGACGGCGCCGATCGCGGTCGATCATGCCGGCGCGCTGGCGGTCCTGCTGGCCGATGCCCGGGCGCTGGATTTCTTCGTGCCGGTCGAATCCGCCACCCATGTCCATTTCGATGCCGGCCCCCTGTGTTCGCCGGCGGCCGTGGCGGCCCTCGTCGCGATGTGGACGCGGCATGGCGCGGGCCTGAAGCGGCTGGTCGGAAGCAATGCCCGCTGCGTGCGGCTGGGCGACTGGCCCGACGATCTCGCGGTCCTGACCCGCAGCGCGCGGTTTGCGGCCATGGACTGGCCCGCCGCCCGGCGCGCGCTGGCGGAGATCAAGGGGCTGGCCAAATACTGCGACCTCAACCTCGTCAACCTGATCAACGCGCGAGTGGACAAGCACACCGTCGAGGTTCGGGTCCTGCCGGGGACGCTGGAGGCGGACGAGATCGTCGCGGCCGCGGCGCTGTTCGAAGGTCTGCTGGGCTGGTGTCGGGATGCGGATGGCGGGGAGCCCGTGCCCGGCACTTTGGTCGAACTGTTGATTCAGGCCCCGATGGACCAGACGGCGCGGACCCTCTGGCTGGACAGGCTTCGTCAGGAAAACACGGCTATCGCAAGCGCGCCAGGACCGTATAGTCCGTCCACCACTCTGTCGGGGGACAAGACATGA